GCGACCCTCGGCAAGGCGGAGCTACGCGCGCGGCTGCTCGCGTCCCGGCGTGGCGTTGCCGCGGAAGAGCGGGCCGCCGAGGCGCGCCTGCTCATCGATCACCTCGGGGTGGCGGTGAGCGGCGGCAGCACCGTATGCGCCTACGTGCCGGTGGGCACCGAGCCCGGGTCCCCAGAGATGCTGGACATGTTGCTGCGGCGTTCGGTCCGGGTGCTGCTACCCGTCGCCCGCACCGCCGCGGACGACACCCCGCTGCCGCTGCACTGGGGTGAGTACCGGCCCGGCAGGCTCACCCGCGCGCGGTGGGGGCTGCTCGAGCCGCCGGAGCCAGTCCTGCCACCGTCGGCGCTGGCCGACGCCGCGCTGGTGCTGGTACCGACGCTGGCCGTCGACCGCGCCGGCGTCCGACTGGGCCGCGGCAGCGGCTTCTACGACCGTTCGCTC
This genomic window from Mycobacterium saskatchewanense contains:
- a CDS encoding 5-formyltetrahydrofolate cyclo-ligase, yielding MATLGKAELRARLLASRRGVAAEERAAEARLLIDHLGVAVSGGSTVCAYVPVGTEPGSPEMLDMLLRRSVRVLLPVARTAADDTPLPLHWGEYRPGRLTRARWGLLEPPEPVLPPSALADAALVLVPTLAVDRAGVRLGRGSGFYDRSLGARGPHTRLIAVVRDDELLEELPAEPHDVRMTHALTPRGGLVPLFPAGHDGECHKSRGGSST